A window from Vulcanimicrobium alpinum encodes these proteins:
- a CDS encoding LysR family transcriptional regulator codes for MDRSRRDDLASSLNCALLRTFTCVAELGSMTRAAEALYLAQSAVSTHVATLSSHAGGPLFERRDGKLVPTPLGRILYDEACEILAWVSALEHRLREAIAADSRRIAVSCTRTVCETSVARIVSLFARAHPGLPLGITSGTVKDAEMRLRTGESHVALVEGDVEMRGAQLAPFHIDRLLVAVPARHALAGRTTVTLDEVARYPFVLRDRTSGTRLLIEQRLGRRFKRLEIAFELEGNAEVVSCVEAGIGLALLSETAVSGALALGTVATIALADIDLSRTFHVAIPRDRTIPEGAACFADWLTSRYAKARQDLVSA; via the coding sequence TGACGCGCGCCGCCGAAGCGCTCTACCTCGCGCAGTCGGCCGTCTCGACGCACGTTGCCACCCTGTCGTCACACGCGGGTGGCCCGCTGTTCGAACGCCGTGACGGAAAGCTGGTCCCGACGCCGCTCGGCCGGATCCTGTACGACGAGGCGTGCGAGATCTTGGCGTGGGTGAGCGCATTGGAACACCGGCTGCGCGAGGCGATCGCCGCGGATTCGCGGCGCATCGCGGTGTCGTGCACGCGGACAGTGTGCGAGACGTCGGTCGCCCGGATCGTCTCGCTCTTCGCCCGAGCCCATCCGGGCCTTCCCTTGGGGATTACGAGCGGTACGGTTAAGGACGCGGAGATGCGTCTGCGCACCGGCGAAAGCCACGTCGCGCTCGTCGAGGGCGACGTCGAGATGCGAGGCGCTCAGCTCGCGCCGTTTCATATCGACCGGCTTCTGGTGGCCGTACCGGCGCGTCACGCGCTCGCAGGCCGCACGACGGTCACGCTCGACGAGGTTGCTCGGTATCCGTTCGTGTTGCGCGATCGAACGTCCGGGACGCGGCTGTTGATCGAGCAGCGCTTGGGCCGCCGTTTCAAACGGCTTGAGATCGCATTCGAGCTCGAGGGGAACGCGGAAGTGGTCTCGTGCGTGGAAGCGGGCATCGGTCTCGCGCTCCTGTCCGAAACTGCCGTGTCCGGCGCGCTGGCGCTTGGGACCGTCGCCACGATCGCGCTTGCGGACATCGATCTCTCGCGCACGTTTCACGTTGCAATCCCGAGAGACCGTACGATTCCGGAAGGCGCCGCGTGCTTCGCGGACTGGCTTACGAGCCGCTACGCGAAGGCTCGTCAAGATCTCGTATCCGCGTAG
- a CDS encoding thioredoxin fold domain-containing protein, protein MSPPVYLDFRWRPSYFSMPVREAAVRAAANDTRRMSHAKFRAITCLVAFFAVVLMSGAKAAVSLPARDQLVMFEQEGCPYCAAWNRDVGNVYSKSDEGKAFPLRRVDIHHTRPADLRAVGSVRFTPTFVVMHCGREFARITGYLGNEQFWGLLDQSVRSIKESSACAS, encoded by the coding sequence GTGTCGCCGCCGGTCTATCTCGATTTTCGATGGCGGCCATCATATTTCTCAATGCCCGTTCGCGAGGCAGCGGTCCGTGCCGCAGCCAACGACACCCGACGAATGTCGCATGCGAAGTTTCGAGCAATCACATGCCTGGTTGCTTTTTTCGCCGTCGTGCTGATGTCTGGCGCTAAAGCCGCTGTCTCGTTACCGGCGCGCGACCAATTGGTCATGTTCGAGCAGGAAGGCTGCCCGTACTGCGCCGCGTGGAACCGAGATGTCGGCAATGTGTATTCGAAAAGCGACGAAGGGAAAGCGTTTCCGCTTCGCCGGGTCGACATCCATCACACTCGCCCCGCCGATCTCCGGGCCGTCGGCAGCGTGCGGTTCACGCCGACGTTCGTCGTGATGCATTGCGGCCGCGAGTTCGCTCGAATCACGGGATACCTCGGCAACGAACAGTTCTGGGGGCTTCTCGACCAAAGCGTCCGTTCGATCAAGGAGTCGTCGGCGTGCGCTTCGTGA
- the soxX gene encoding sulfur oxidation c-type cytochrome SoxX, whose translation MRFVNGIARSWKVVVPAVGLSLTPIWGAVAQPAPDTTPAPIVSYRVVADGVPESLTGRPGDPVEGRKVVEDRKLGNCLSCHAFPFAAEDPGNIGPDLQGVGARLSPAELRLRVVNMKVLDPQTIMPAYYRVAGLRDVGKAFGGKPILTAQQVEDVVAFLASTKSTGAKR comes from the coding sequence GTGCGCTTCGTGAACGGAATCGCGCGTTCGTGGAAGGTGGTCGTTCCGGCCGTGGGGCTGTCGCTGACGCCGATTTGGGGCGCGGTTGCACAGCCCGCGCCGGACACGACGCCCGCACCGATCGTCTCGTATCGCGTCGTTGCCGACGGCGTCCCCGAGTCGCTCACGGGACGGCCGGGCGACCCGGTCGAGGGCCGTAAGGTCGTCGAAGACCGCAAACTCGGCAACTGTCTGAGCTGTCATGCGTTCCCGTTTGCCGCCGAGGACCCGGGCAACATCGGGCCGGATTTGCAAGGCGTCGGCGCGCGGCTCAGCCCCGCCGAATTGCGGTTGCGGGTGGTAAACATGAAAGTTCTCGACCCGCAGACGATCATGCCCGCGTACTACCGCGTCGCCGGCTTGCGCGACGTCGGCAAGGCGTTCGGCGGCAAGCCGATTCTCACCGCCCAACAAGTCGAGGACGTCGTTGCGTTCCTCGCAAGCACCAAATCGACGGGAGCCAAGCGATGA
- the soxY gene encoding thiosulfate oxidation carrier protein SoxY translates to MTDPSLSRRGAIALASRGCVIALAACLFPTEAWASPSEAKALLATLGPGALQPGKVTIGAPEIAENGNTVPIMIDVDSPMTDASYVKTIMMVADGNPLPGVARFELSPANGRAHVEFRIRLAQTQNITAVALMSDGTMWTATKNVKVTIGGCGG, encoded by the coding sequence ATGACCGATCCATCTTTAAGCAGGCGCGGTGCGATCGCGCTGGCAAGCCGCGGCTGCGTTATCGCGCTCGCCGCGTGCCTATTCCCCACAGAGGCCTGGGCGTCGCCGAGCGAAGCGAAAGCCTTGCTGGCGACCCTCGGCCCGGGCGCGCTTCAGCCTGGGAAGGTGACGATCGGGGCCCCCGAGATCGCGGAGAACGGCAACACGGTTCCGATCATGATCGACGTCGACAGCCCGATGACCGACGCGAGCTACGTCAAGACGATCATGATGGTCGCCGACGGAAACCCGCTGCCCGGCGTCGCGCGCTTCGAGCTCTCGCCGGCGAACGGCCGCGCGCACGTGGAGTTCCGCATCCGGCTCGCGCAGACGCAAAACATTACCGCGGTCGCGCTCATGAGCGACGGCACGATGTGGACCGCGACGAAAAACGTCAAGGTCACCATCGGCGGCTGCGGCGGATAG
- the soxZ gene encoding thiosulfate oxidation carrier complex protein SoxZ, whose translation MPTTAKKGDIIDIKTLISHPMVSGQAKDAAGKIIPRDIINTFTCTFNGKQVFAMKLEPAISANPFISFPVKMTQDGTFDFQWVDDNGQVYKDSAKVTVT comes from the coding sequence GTGCCCACCACCGCGAAAAAGGGCGACATCATCGACATCAAGACGCTGATCTCGCATCCGATGGTATCGGGCCAAGCGAAAGACGCCGCCGGCAAGATCATCCCGCGCGACATCATCAATACGTTCACGTGCACGTTCAACGGCAAGCAAGTGTTCGCGATGAAGCTCGAACCGGCCATATCCGCTAACCCGTTCATCTCGTTCCCCGTCAAGATGACCCAGGACGGTACGTTCGACTTTCAATGGGTCGACGACAACGGCCAGGTCTACAAAGACTCCGCCAAAGTCACCGTGACGTGA